A region from the Musa acuminata AAA Group cultivar baxijiao chromosome BXJ1-10, Cavendish_Baxijiao_AAA, whole genome shotgun sequence genome encodes:
- the LOC103969513 gene encoding CBS domain-containing protein CBSCBSPB5-like isoform X3, with the protein MDGQVGGGSLRRSRSGGSVSERKNALENGSAESGRWTSTPRPSTMSGDRTVKRLRLSKALTIPENATVREACRRMAARRTDAVLLTDSNALLCGILTDKDITTRVIAQELKLEETPVSKVMTRDPIFVLSDTLAVEALQKMVQENGEVIALLDIAKCLHDAITRMERAAEKGKAMVAAVEAMEKHWGTTISGPNTFIETLRVQMLRPSLSTIIEENSKFVTVSPTDSVLTATKKMLELKISSAIVTIENKPRGILTSRDILMRVVTKNLSPESTPMEKVMTPNPECGTVDTPILDALHTMHDRKFLHLPVVDRDGFIVSVVDVIRVAHAAIATAGSNAGAGNQTASSMMQKFWDSFLSLGPLDDDDDFQSEGSTRVTSEATERIKYALHPSSSLSTSFGFKLEDKHGRMHRFNCETQSLTDLITCILQRVGDDIDKSHLPQILYEDEDHDKVILASDGDLVAAVDHARQAGLKSLRLHLDHSGLGRRKKGRESGSLEYAHKDAWAAAYSTVAAGAAFVAGIGVMAYLKRSAA; encoded by the exons ATGGATGGACAGGTCGGTGGCGGGTCGTTGCGGAGGAGCAGATCCGGGGGTAGCGTTTCCGAGAGGAAGAATGCACTGGAGAACGGCAGCGCCGAATCTGGACGGTGGACTTCAACACCTCGCCCCTC GACTATGAGTGGAGACAGAACTGTGAAGAGATTACGATTGTCTAAGGCCTTGACAATACCTGAAAATGCCACTGTGCGTGAAGCTTGCCGTAGGATGGCTGCACGAAGGACTGATGCTGTATTGTTGACAGACTCAAATGCATTGCTTTGTGGAATTCTAACAGACAAG gATATAACCACAAGAGTCATTGCTCAAGAGCTAAAGCTCGAAGAAACTCCAGTCTCAAAAGTGATGACTCGAGATCCTATATTTGTTCTTTCAGACACACTGGCAGTGGAAGCATTGCAGAAGATGGTACAAG AAAATGGTGAAGTCATTGCTTTACTTGACATTGCAAAATGTCTTCATGATGCAATAACACGAATGGAAAGGGCAGCTGAAAAGGGAAAGGCCATGGTGGCAGCAGTCGAAGCAATGGAAAAGCATTGGGGCACAACTATTTCTG GTCCCAATACATTTATTGAAACTCTTCGAGTGCAGATGCTTCGGCCATCTTTATCGACTATCATTGAAGAGAATTCAAA GTTTGTTACAGTCTCACCAACTGATTCAGTGTTAACTGCAACAAAGAAGATGCTCGAGCTGAAAATTAGTTCAGCAATCGTAACAATTGAAAATAAACCTCGGGGGATTCTGAC TTCAAGAGACATTTTAATGCGTGTAGTTACTAAGAATCTTTCTCCAGAGTCCACTCCCATGGAAAAG GTCATGACTCCAAATCCTGAATGTGGAACAGTTGACACACCAATTCTTGATGCTCTCCACACCATGCACGACAGGAAATTTTTGCATCTACCTGTTGTAGATAGAG ATGGTTTCATTGTCTCAGTTGTTGATGTTATTCGTGTTGCTCATGCTGCAATAGCTACT GCCGGAAGCAATGCAGGTGCAGGAAACCAGACAGCAAGCTCcatgatgcagaagttttgggatTCTTTTTTGTCCTTGGGACctttggatgatgatgatgattttcaAAG TGAAGGATCTACAAGAGTCACATCTGAAGCCACAGAGAGAATAAAATATGCTTTACATCCGTCTTCAAGCTTATCTACTAGTTTTGGGTTTAAGCTTGAGGACAAACATGGCAGAATGCATAGATTTAACTGTG AAACACAAAGCTTGACAGATCTTATAACTTGCATACTCCAGAGGGTTGGTGATGACATTGATAAAAGTCATCTTCCACAGATACTG TACGAAGATGAGGATCATGACAAAGTTATCCTCGCATCCGACGGTGACCTTGTGGCAGCAGTGGATCATGCTCGACAAGCTGGTTTGAAG AGCTTAAGGTTGCATTTAGATCATTCAGGGTTGGGTCGCAGGAAGAAGGGACGTGAATCGGGAAGTCTCGAGTACGCACACAAGGACGCATGGGCAGCTGCATACAGCACAGTTGCTGCAGGAGCAGCATTCGTCGCTGGTATTGGAGTTATGGCTTACTTGAAAAGATCAGCAGCATAA
- the LOC103969513 gene encoding CBS domain-containing protein CBSCBSPB5-like isoform X1, translating to MDGQVGGGSLRRSRSGGSVSERKNALENGSAESGRWTSTPRPSTMSGDRTVKRLRLSKALTIPENATVREACRRMAARRTDAVLLTDSNALLCGILTDKDITTRVIAQELKLEETPVSKVMTRDPIFVLSDTLAVEALQKMVQGKFRHLPIVENGEVIALLDIAKCLHDAITRMERAAEKGKAMVAAVEAMEKHWGTTISGPNTFIETLRVQMLRPSLSTIIEENSKFVTVSPTDSVLTATKKMLELKISSAIVTIENKPRGILTSRDILMRVVTKNLSPESTPMEKVMTPNPECGTVDTPILDALHTMHDRKFLHLPVVDRDGFIVSVVDVIRVAHAAIATAGSNAGAGNQTASSMMQKFWDSFLSLGPLDDDDDFQSEGSTRVTSEATERIKYALHPSSSLSTSFGFKLEDKHGRMHRFNCETQSLTDLITCILQRVGDDIDKSHLPQILYEDEDHDKVILASDGDLVAAVDHARQAGLKSLRLHLDHSGLGRRKKGRESGSLEYAHKDAWAAAYSTVAAGAAFVAGIGVMAYLKRSAA from the exons ATGGATGGACAGGTCGGTGGCGGGTCGTTGCGGAGGAGCAGATCCGGGGGTAGCGTTTCCGAGAGGAAGAATGCACTGGAGAACGGCAGCGCCGAATCTGGACGGTGGACTTCAACACCTCGCCCCTC GACTATGAGTGGAGACAGAACTGTGAAGAGATTACGATTGTCTAAGGCCTTGACAATACCTGAAAATGCCACTGTGCGTGAAGCTTGCCGTAGGATGGCTGCACGAAGGACTGATGCTGTATTGTTGACAGACTCAAATGCATTGCTTTGTGGAATTCTAACAGACAAG gATATAACCACAAGAGTCATTGCTCAAGAGCTAAAGCTCGAAGAAACTCCAGTCTCAAAAGTGATGACTCGAGATCCTATATTTGTTCTTTCAGACACACTGGCAGTGGAAGCATTGCAGAAGATGGTACAAG GAAAGTTCAGGCACTTACCCATTGTAGAAAATGGTGAAGTCATTGCTTTACTTGACATTGCAAAATGTCTTCATGATGCAATAACACGAATGGAAAGGGCAGCTGAAAAGGGAAAGGCCATGGTGGCAGCAGTCGAAGCAATGGAAAAGCATTGGGGCACAACTATTTCTG GTCCCAATACATTTATTGAAACTCTTCGAGTGCAGATGCTTCGGCCATCTTTATCGACTATCATTGAAGAGAATTCAAA GTTTGTTACAGTCTCACCAACTGATTCAGTGTTAACTGCAACAAAGAAGATGCTCGAGCTGAAAATTAGTTCAGCAATCGTAACAATTGAAAATAAACCTCGGGGGATTCTGAC TTCAAGAGACATTTTAATGCGTGTAGTTACTAAGAATCTTTCTCCAGAGTCCACTCCCATGGAAAAG GTCATGACTCCAAATCCTGAATGTGGAACAGTTGACACACCAATTCTTGATGCTCTCCACACCATGCACGACAGGAAATTTTTGCATCTACCTGTTGTAGATAGAG ATGGTTTCATTGTCTCAGTTGTTGATGTTATTCGTGTTGCTCATGCTGCAATAGCTACT GCCGGAAGCAATGCAGGTGCAGGAAACCAGACAGCAAGCTCcatgatgcagaagttttgggatTCTTTTTTGTCCTTGGGACctttggatgatgatgatgattttcaAAG TGAAGGATCTACAAGAGTCACATCTGAAGCCACAGAGAGAATAAAATATGCTTTACATCCGTCTTCAAGCTTATCTACTAGTTTTGGGTTTAAGCTTGAGGACAAACATGGCAGAATGCATAGATTTAACTGTG AAACACAAAGCTTGACAGATCTTATAACTTGCATACTCCAGAGGGTTGGTGATGACATTGATAAAAGTCATCTTCCACAGATACTG TACGAAGATGAGGATCATGACAAAGTTATCCTCGCATCCGACGGTGACCTTGTGGCAGCAGTGGATCATGCTCGACAAGCTGGTTTGAAG AGCTTAAGGTTGCATTTAGATCATTCAGGGTTGGGTCGCAGGAAGAAGGGACGTGAATCGGGAAGTCTCGAGTACGCACACAAGGACGCATGGGCAGCTGCATACAGCACAGTTGCTGCAGGAGCAGCATTCGTCGCTGGTATTGGAGTTATGGCTTACTTGAAAAGATCAGCAGCATAA
- the LOC103969513 gene encoding CBS domain-containing protein CBSCBSPB1-like isoform X2 — translation MDGQVGGGSLRRSRSGGSVSERKNALENGSAESGRTMSGDRTVKRLRLSKALTIPENATVREACRRMAARRTDAVLLTDSNALLCGILTDKDITTRVIAQELKLEETPVSKVMTRDPIFVLSDTLAVEALQKMVQGKFRHLPIVENGEVIALLDIAKCLHDAITRMERAAEKGKAMVAAVEAMEKHWGTTISGPNTFIETLRVQMLRPSLSTIIEENSKFVTVSPTDSVLTATKKMLELKISSAIVTIENKPRGILTSRDILMRVVTKNLSPESTPMEKVMTPNPECGTVDTPILDALHTMHDRKFLHLPVVDRDGFIVSVVDVIRVAHAAIATAGSNAGAGNQTASSMMQKFWDSFLSLGPLDDDDDFQSEGSTRVTSEATERIKYALHPSSSLSTSFGFKLEDKHGRMHRFNCETQSLTDLITCILQRVGDDIDKSHLPQILYEDEDHDKVILASDGDLVAAVDHARQAGLKSLRLHLDHSGLGRRKKGRESGSLEYAHKDAWAAAYSTVAAGAAFVAGIGVMAYLKRSAA, via the exons ATGGATGGACAGGTCGGTGGCGGGTCGTTGCGGAGGAGCAGATCCGGGGGTAGCGTTTCCGAGAGGAAGAATGCACTGGAGAACGGCAGCGCCGAATCTGGACG GACTATGAGTGGAGACAGAACTGTGAAGAGATTACGATTGTCTAAGGCCTTGACAATACCTGAAAATGCCACTGTGCGTGAAGCTTGCCGTAGGATGGCTGCACGAAGGACTGATGCTGTATTGTTGACAGACTCAAATGCATTGCTTTGTGGAATTCTAACAGACAAG gATATAACCACAAGAGTCATTGCTCAAGAGCTAAAGCTCGAAGAAACTCCAGTCTCAAAAGTGATGACTCGAGATCCTATATTTGTTCTTTCAGACACACTGGCAGTGGAAGCATTGCAGAAGATGGTACAAG GAAAGTTCAGGCACTTACCCATTGTAGAAAATGGTGAAGTCATTGCTTTACTTGACATTGCAAAATGTCTTCATGATGCAATAACACGAATGGAAAGGGCAGCTGAAAAGGGAAAGGCCATGGTGGCAGCAGTCGAAGCAATGGAAAAGCATTGGGGCACAACTATTTCTG GTCCCAATACATTTATTGAAACTCTTCGAGTGCAGATGCTTCGGCCATCTTTATCGACTATCATTGAAGAGAATTCAAA GTTTGTTACAGTCTCACCAACTGATTCAGTGTTAACTGCAACAAAGAAGATGCTCGAGCTGAAAATTAGTTCAGCAATCGTAACAATTGAAAATAAACCTCGGGGGATTCTGAC TTCAAGAGACATTTTAATGCGTGTAGTTACTAAGAATCTTTCTCCAGAGTCCACTCCCATGGAAAAG GTCATGACTCCAAATCCTGAATGTGGAACAGTTGACACACCAATTCTTGATGCTCTCCACACCATGCACGACAGGAAATTTTTGCATCTACCTGTTGTAGATAGAG ATGGTTTCATTGTCTCAGTTGTTGATGTTATTCGTGTTGCTCATGCTGCAATAGCTACT GCCGGAAGCAATGCAGGTGCAGGAAACCAGACAGCAAGCTCcatgatgcagaagttttgggatTCTTTTTTGTCCTTGGGACctttggatgatgatgatgattttcaAAG TGAAGGATCTACAAGAGTCACATCTGAAGCCACAGAGAGAATAAAATATGCTTTACATCCGTCTTCAAGCTTATCTACTAGTTTTGGGTTTAAGCTTGAGGACAAACATGGCAGAATGCATAGATTTAACTGTG AAACACAAAGCTTGACAGATCTTATAACTTGCATACTCCAGAGGGTTGGTGATGACATTGATAAAAGTCATCTTCCACAGATACTG TACGAAGATGAGGATCATGACAAAGTTATCCTCGCATCCGACGGTGACCTTGTGGCAGCAGTGGATCATGCTCGACAAGCTGGTTTGAAG AGCTTAAGGTTGCATTTAGATCATTCAGGGTTGGGTCGCAGGAAGAAGGGACGTGAATCGGGAAGTCTCGAGTACGCACACAAGGACGCATGGGCAGCTGCATACAGCACAGTTGCTGCAGGAGCAGCATTCGTCGCTGGTATTGGAGTTATGGCTTACTTGAAAAGATCAGCAGCATAA
- the LOC103969511 gene encoding protein LOWER TEMPERATURE 1: protein MEAEHSSVPQPRAKGGAAPPPDSDRAAGGASKYLAGLPSRGLLSSAVPSSNLGGIRVYVCDHETAPPDGQLIKTNTTNILIRALQINKQKSDLKDVTAKAATESSTGKRSAGRTSEGRTPKKTKTSSGSTSSHQGNSSNGYSEKTLQMMTVERLRALLKERGLSAKGKKDELIGRLKDKS from the exons ATGGAGGCAGAGCACTCCTCCGTCCCCCAGCCCCGGGCGAAGGGAGGCGCGGCGCCTCCGCCTGATTCCGATCGGGCCGCCGGGGGAGCCTCGAAGTACCTAGCCGGCCTCCCATCCCGTGGCCTCCTCTCCTCCGCAGTTCCCTCTTCCAACCTG GGTGGCATTCGGGTGTATGTGTGTGATCACGAGACGGCGCCACCAG ATGGGCAATTAATCAAGACAAACACAACAAACATATTAATTAGAGCTCTTCAAATTAACAAACAGAAGAGTGATTTAAAGGATGTAACTGCTAAAGCTGCAACAGAGAGCAGCACAGGCAAAAG atCTGCTGGTAGAACTTCAGAGGGAAGGActccaaagaaaacaaaaactaGTTCTGGTTCTACTAGTAGCCATCAAG GGAACTCCAGTAATGGATATTCTGAGAAAACACTTCAGATGATGACTGTAGAGCGCTTGCGTGCTCTTTTGAAAGAGAGAGGACTGTCAGCAAAAGGGAAAAAG GATGAACTGATTGGACGCTTGAAAGACAAATCATAG